One Lysinibacillus fusiformis genomic window carries:
- a CDS encoding toxic anion resistance protein: protein MSNVPIALEQLTAETAEATKHQLRHNVEVQQIANRINIKNQLDLIALGKEPSTKLSRFSDQILNMLAKSKVNESGDLLKQLEALMSKFDKKEVIEQQSFFAKLFKRAPKKNEDLFEKYNLLGRDIEKIHYQFVLMEEALANDNRMLARLYREDLTYYLEIEKYIVAAEMKLDEVTTTLMPMYRKQSEAGNQIAKMELTTLQTITDMLTQKIDELERSRMVAILAAPQIEMIRNGNSELIEQINNAFITTIPVFKMSMMHAVNEKRQKLQNDSAAAFENRMKQFGGVNSDVVQLSSVMAQQPERPQTLEEMWDTIVLGISNYRKLRDEQTEQRVKAEQQLMAMRNEA, encoded by the coding sequence ATGTCAAATGTACCCATCGCACTCGAACAACTGACGGCAGAAACAGCGGAAGCGACAAAACATCAATTACGTCATAATGTCGAAGTGCAGCAAATAGCAAATCGTATTAATATAAAAAATCAACTAGATTTAATAGCACTCGGAAAAGAACCTTCGACGAAACTATCACGTTTTTCAGATCAAATATTAAACATGTTGGCAAAATCTAAAGTGAATGAATCAGGCGATTTGCTGAAGCAACTTGAAGCATTAATGTCCAAGTTTGATAAAAAAGAAGTTATCGAGCAGCAAAGCTTTTTCGCTAAGTTGTTTAAGCGTGCGCCGAAAAAGAATGAGGATTTGTTTGAGAAGTACAATTTACTTGGTAGGGATATAGAGAAAATCCATTATCAGTTTGTACTAATGGAAGAGGCGTTAGCGAATGATAATCGTATGCTTGCACGACTATATCGTGAAGATCTAACTTATTATCTAGAAATCGAAAAATATATTGTAGCGGCTGAAATGAAATTGGATGAAGTGACAACAACGTTAATGCCGATGTATAGAAAACAGAGTGAAGCAGGCAACCAAATTGCAAAAATGGAGCTAACTACTTTGCAAACGATTACCGATATGCTGACACAAAAAATAGATGAGCTAGAAAGATCGCGTATGGTTGCTATTTTAGCAGCGCCTCAAATTGAGATGATTCGGAATGGAAATAGTGAGTTAATCGAGCAAATTAATAATGCATTTATAACAACAATTCCAGTCTTTAAAATGAGTATGATGCATGCAGTCAATGAAAAACGTCAAAAACTACAGAATGATTCTGCAGCTGCCTTTGAAAATCGTATGAAACAATTTGGGGGAGTAAACAGCGATGTGGTGCAACTAAGCTCGGTAATGGCACAGCAACCTGAAAGGCCACAGACACTTGAAGAAATGTGGGATACGATTGTTTTGGGAATTTCTAATTATCGAAAGCTACGTGATGAACAAACGGAACAGCGCGTGAAAGCAGAGCAACAGCTCATGGCAATGCGCAATGAAGCCTAA